The Roseibium sp. Sym1 nucleotide sequence CACCAAGCGCAATCAAGGCAAATGGCTCGTAAGCCAAAAGAGCAACCGGACCAAGCAGTAACAAACTGCCCAAGAGGATCAACCTGACTGTGTTGATCGAGACTTGTTCCTGTCGAGCTTTTTCATCAGGTGCCATTTTGGAGATCGCCTCGCCAAATCTGTGTTTGTGAGCTGGTCTAGAGATCACACTTGCTTTTTTACCGTGCCCTGACTGGTATTGGATACCTTGCCTTCCGCACAATCGCCAAAAAAAGATAACTGAGCAATCGAGCCAGCCATCCGACCGTATATCCGCCAAACATAGAAACCATGAAGATATAGTGCTTTTCGCTTTCAAACCATTCAAGATTTACTTCTGGCGATCTTCTTAGAAAATCTGCCAGAAACGCGACATAAATTATTGCTATAAATGCGCTTGAGATATTGTACCAAACGCCCAATTCATTTTCCGAAAAACGAATATTTGCAAACAAAACAAAAATTGCACCAAACGCGAATACTTGGGGAATTCCGCTTCCCCATTGCCCCACACCCACGAACACGATTGCCAGACCGATATTCATCCACTGTGTATTTTTGTAAATATTCACTGTAGTCAGTCGCTTTCCTAAGAATTCTACAAATGCAAAGTCAACTAACCAAAACTCACCCCAGCATCCAGTTCAGCACCAGCCGCCAGTCGGTCATGCGGATCGGGGTGCCGTGGGTGCCGGTGTCGAACAGGGTGAACTTGATCGGATAGTTCGGCGCGCGCTGCTTGATCTGCTTGAAGAAATTCGCCTGGTCTTCCCAGTTGTAGACCCGGTCGAGCGTGCCCTGGCCCATGTAGATCGGCACGTTGCGGCCAAGGGCGCTGGATCCCAGAAAATTCGGGTCCTTGGGCGAGCCGAGCAGCATGATGCCGCTGAGCAGGCTTGCGTAATTGCCGTTCTTGACCAGGTTCCAGCAGATGATGCCGCCCATGGAGCCGCAGGCGACCACCACCTTGGCGCGGGGCGAGAGCTGCTTCTGATACTGGATCAGCGCGGCGACATCGGCGGTGCCGCGCTTGTCGAAATGGTTGATGTCGACGGTGAGATAGGCACCGCCATTGCGCACCATGAGGTTCTGAACCCGGTTGAAATTGCCGCCGAAGGAGACGTCGTTCATGCCCTGGAAGCGGTTGCCGCCCTGGCCGTGGATGTAGATGACGATGGCATTCGCGCCACCCTTCCACTTGCCGGTGCCCATGTATTCGATGGTGCGGCCATTGGCCTTCAGCTCGGCGCTGCCGCGGCCACGCTTGGGCTTGTAGGACACGTAGTTGCCATAGACCCGGCGCTCGTCGACCTCGTCGCGGTCGCGCAGGTCGCGCTGCTTGGAATATTCGACCACCAGGAAATCGCCGTCATAGAGCGTCTCGTGGATCTTCTTGTAGCGGAACAGCCTGTCCTTGTAGGGCTTCAGCATCTCCGACTGGGCCGTTGCGGTCCCCGCCAGGGCGACAGCGGCCCCGAGCAGGACCGTTCTTGCGAGACGGGCGGTCCGGAAAGCGAGAGACCGGGGCAGCATGGGACGTCCTTTGGTTCGGGCAAATCACGCGATCAAAACTGGCCATACCCTAAGCGGCGGCCGGTAACCATGCAATCGGCTGCCGGTCAAAAACCGATGCCGATCATGTCTTCCGCCTGGCATGTGACCAGCTGCGGATTCCCGGAAACGGTCGGCCATTGCCAACTGGAGGCCGGTTGCAGATGAAGAAAGTCAAATATTCGTTCAGCACCCCTGCAAATTGTACCAAGGAAAACTGCCCGTTTTATCCACAAATGCCGGCATCCCTTTGAATAACCGTCTCGCAAATTGCGAATTTAAGGATTTGGTAACCATAAAAAATCAAGAGTGACAGTGAGATAAGTCCCAAGAAGACTTCTCAACTCGACAATGCTCGGCAAGGTCAGGAGAGCCAAGATGCCAGTCATTTCCTTCGCAAACGCAAAGGGTGGTGCCGGAAAAACCACGGCCGCCCTGCTGCTGGCGACAGAAGTCGCGGAACGGGGAAAACGTGTCACCATCTTCGACGCGGATCCGCAGAAATGGATCTCGAAATGGTTCGAACTGCCGAAGTCCTGCCCGGGCATCAGCGTTGTCAGTGAAGTCTCCCCCGCCTCGATCACCGAGCAGATCACCCATGCCGCCGAACAGTCCGACTATGTCATCGTCGACCTGGAAGGCACGGAGAACCTGATCGTCGCCAACGCGCTGTCGGTCTCCGACCTCGTGGTGGTGCCGATCCAGGGCTCGTCGATGGATGCGCGCGGCGGCGCCAAGATCCTCACCTTGATCAAGAAACTGGAAAAGATCGTCCGCCACGACATCAAGCATTGCGTTGTCCTGACACGCACCAATGCCGCGGTCACGACCCGCGCCATGAAGGCGGTACAGGATTTCCTGTCGGCGCAGAATATCGACGTCCTGATGACGCCGATCGTCGAACGCGCCGCCTTCCGCGACATGATGGAATTCGGCGGCGGCCTCGCCGGCCTCGATCCGAAGCTGGTCAGCGGGGTCCGCAAGGCCCGGGAAAACGCCGCGCTCTATGCCGCGGAAGTCCTGGAACGGGCGATCACCGTACCGAAGAAACGCTGGTACGACGTCTTCAAGCGGGCCAGCTGACGGGCCCTTCTTCGCAGTTTTCCAGAGCCGGGTCCTGCCCGGCTTTTTTGTCCTGGACCTAGAGTATTTTCCGATCAATTAGGATCATTTGATGAGTGTATCCGGTTCAGACGGCAAGGCGCGTCGCGAAGCGCGATGCGGTGCATCGGGCAAGCGGCGCAACGCTGCCGATGGGCCGGATACTCTCACCCGCACCAGCCCGGATGCGTATGAGAAACAATTGAAAATGGGCCGGACGGTTTGGCACGCCGGCGTCGTTGGCCCACCCTTGTGGTGGGAAACACCACCGCGCGTGACCCGCCTAGCCAGCGCGCCAAACCGTCTCGGTCAAATGAACCTTATTGATCGGAAAATGCTCTATCCCCCCATTTTGTCGTCATCCTGAGGAGCCACGACAGCGGCGTCTTGAAGAATCTGCCGCGCATTTGGGAGCAAGTTGGCGATCCTTCGAGACAGCGCTGACGCGCTTCCTCAGGATGACGACTGCGGGTGTCGCAACTGCCTTAACTTTGCCCCCTGCCGATAGCCCTCCCCCGAAAGTCGCGCTAAAGTTTGAGGCGACTCAGCCACGTCTTCATGCGAGCGGCTGGTGTTCAGGGAGGAAACCATGCGCCTGTCCCAACCGGTCCTTGCCGGCCTCACCTGTCTGTTTCTTGCGGCCTGCAACGGCGACGACGGCAATATCGCGCTCGGCAACCTTGAGCGGGACCGGGTGGCGCTGACGGCAACGGCGAACGAGGTGCTGATCGACCTGCCGGTCGCCCAGGGCACCTTCGTCAAGAAGGGCACCGTGCTGGCGCAGCTTGATCCCGCCGAGCAGCAGGCCATCGTCAACCAGGCCCGGGCCGAGGTGCAGAAGGCAAAGTCCAACCTGGAGAAGCTTGAAAACGGTGCCCGCGAGGAGGACATCGCCAAGGCCAGGGCCAATGTCGCCGGCGCCAAGGCGGCCCTTGTCGAGGCCGAGGCCACCTTCAAGCGGTTCAACGACCTGACCGGCCGCGGCACAAGCAGCCAGGCGCAGCTCGACAGCGCCAGGGCCAGCCGGGACGCCGCCACCGCCAGTCTCCAGAGTGCGGAACAGGAACTGAAGGAACTGGTTGCCGGGACACGACCGGAAGATCTCGCCATTGCCAAGGCCGAGCTCAATGCGGCGGAGGCCAGCCTTGCCACCCAGCAGAAGATCCTTTCGGACCTGACCATCACGGCCTCGCGGGACGGCGTCCTCGACAACCTGCCCTGGAACCTGGGCGAACGCGTTACCATAGGCAGCCCGGTCGTCGTGATGCTGGCGGGCGATGCGCCCTACGCCCGGGTCTACGTGCCGGAGCCGCACCGGGTGAAGATCAACGAGGGCGACACGCTGGCTGTCAGGATCGACGGCCTGGACAAGCCGATCGACGGCACCGTTCGCTGGATCAGTTCCGAACCCTCCTTCACTCCCTATTATGCGCTCAACCAGTCGGAACGGGCCCGGCTGATGTATGTGGCCGAGGTCCAGCTTCCGGAGAGCACCAAGGACCTGCCAAACGGGGTCCCGGCACAGGTCGTGCTGCCGTGACGAACGGCACGCCGGAGATCGTCGTCCGGGCGGACGGCCTGGTGAAGAGCTTCAAGGGCTTTCGCGCGGTCGACGGCCTCGATCTGACGATCGAGCGCGGCATGATCTATGGTTTCCTGGGGCCGAACGGCTGTGGCAAGACCACCGCCATGCGCATGCTCACCGGCCTGCTGACGCCGACGGAAGGCACCGTCGAGGTGCTTGGCCTGTCCGTTCCCAGGGACGCCGAAACGCTGAAATACCGGATCGGCTATATGACCCAGGCCTTCTCGCTCTATGGCGACCTGACGGTGCGGGAAAACCTCAATTTCATGGCGACCATCTACGGTCTGTCCGCCAGGAAGCGCAAGCAGCGGATCGGAGAGGTCATGGAGCGGTATGAGCTGACCGATCTTGCCGGGCGCTTCGCCGGCAAGATGAGCGGCGGCCAGCGCCAGCGCCTGGCGCTGGCAACGGCCGTCCTGCACGAGCCGCAGCTTCTGTTCCTGGACGAGCCGACCTCGGCGGTCGACCCGGAATCGCGCCGGCATTTCTGGGAACAGCTGTTCGACCTCGTCGACGGCGGCACCTCGATCGTGGTGACGACCCATTTCATGGACGAGGCGGAACGCTGCCACAAGATCGCGATCATGGAATCGGGCCAGAAGCGCGCCGACGGCGCCCCCAAGGAGCTGATGGCGGCCATGGGCGCCAACGTGGTCGAGATCGAAGCCCCCAACCTGCGCGACATCCGCAGGCACCTGCTGGGCAGCGATGGCATCATGGCGGCGGCGCAGCTGGGTGCACGGCTGCGTGTGCTCGTGCGCCAGGACATTTCCGACCCCGCGGGGTTCCTGAAAGCCAAGCCCGAAACCGGGGGCGCCACCCTGATCGAGCAGGTGCGCCCGAACCTGGAAGACGTTTTCGTCACGGCAACGGGAGAAGGCCGCCAATGATCCGACCGCTGTCCCGCATTGCCGCGATCTTTTCCAAGGAACTCGCCCAGCTGCGCCGGGACCGGATGACCTTCGGCATGGTCATCATGATCCCGCTGATCCAGCTGACCCTGTTCGGCTACGCCATCAACACCAACGTGCGCGACATTCCCGTGGCCGTGGTC carries:
- a CDS encoding alpha/beta hydrolase, which gives rise to MLPRSLAFRTARLARTVLLGAAVALAGTATAQSEMLKPYKDRLFRYKKIHETLYDGDFLVVEYSKQRDLRDRDEVDERRVYGNYVSYKPKRGRGSAELKANGRTIEYMGTGKWKGGANAIVIYIHGQGGNRFQGMNDVSFGGNFNRVQNLMVRNGGAYLTVDINHFDKRGTADVAALIQYQKQLSPRAKVVVACGSMGGIICWNLVKNGNYASLLSGIMLLGSPKDPNFLGSSALGRNVPIYMGQGTLDRVYNWEDQANFFKQIKQRAPNYPIKFTLFDTGTHGTPIRMTDWRLVLNWMLG
- a CDS encoding ParA family protein, with protein sequence MPVISFANAKGGAGKTTAALLLATEVAERGKRVTIFDADPQKWISKWFELPKSCPGISVVSEVSPASITEQITHAAEQSDYVIVDLEGTENLIVANALSVSDLVVVPIQGSSMDARGGAKILTLIKKLEKIVRHDIKHCVVLTRTNAAVTTRAMKAVQDFLSAQNIDVLMTPIVERAAFRDMMEFGGGLAGLDPKLVSGVRKARENAALYAAEVLERAITVPKKRWYDVFKRAS
- a CDS encoding HlyD family secretion protein encodes the protein MRLSQPVLAGLTCLFLAACNGDDGNIALGNLERDRVALTATANEVLIDLPVAQGTFVKKGTVLAQLDPAEQQAIVNQARAEVQKAKSNLEKLENGAREEDIAKARANVAGAKAALVEAEATFKRFNDLTGRGTSSQAQLDSARASRDAATASLQSAEQELKELVAGTRPEDLAIAKAELNAAEASLATQQKILSDLTITASRDGVLDNLPWNLGERVTIGSPVVVMLAGDAPYARVYVPEPHRVKINEGDTLAVRIDGLDKPIDGTVRWISSEPSFTPYYALNQSERARLMYVAEVQLPESTKDLPNGVPAQVVLP
- a CDS encoding ABC transporter ATP-binding protein; protein product: MTNGTPEIVVRADGLVKSFKGFRAVDGLDLTIERGMIYGFLGPNGCGKTTAMRMLTGLLTPTEGTVEVLGLSVPRDAETLKYRIGYMTQAFSLYGDLTVRENLNFMATIYGLSARKRKQRIGEVMERYELTDLAGRFAGKMSGGQRQRLALATAVLHEPQLLFLDEPTSAVDPESRRHFWEQLFDLVDGGTSIVVTTHFMDEAERCHKIAIMESGQKRADGAPKELMAAMGANVVEIEAPNLRDIRRHLLGSDGIMAAAQLGARLRVLVRQDISDPAGFLKAKPETGGATLIEQVRPNLEDVFVTATGEGRQ